The Epinephelus fuscoguttatus linkage group LG19, E.fuscoguttatus.final_Chr_v1 genome contains the following window.
TCAATACTGCAATAATTAGCATATTTTCAgtatcaatatcaatatcacaACAAACAATGTGattaaagtaataaaagtaTGTCATAACTGATATTATTACACAGAGACAAATATACATGGAAAGATGCTAacgtttgtttgtttacctCTATGTGACTCTGTTTCTGTCTACTGTCTTTGTCCAGACACCTGGCGGTTTCATGCAGCTTTTCAAACTCTGCTTGAAGCTGCAGGATCGCCTTCTGCACATCATTCACCAGCTCTAccttctcaaacacacacatacacacagttatacacacacacagtcatgttaaaatatatagCAGTCACAGCTAGTAATAAGTTCCCCCAAAAGTGAACTGAAAGTGTTGcatcagtaaataaaaacatgcacaacATATGATTCTAAATCTGCACACAGGGTCACCTGCCGGAATGTTAACCAGACAAATTTAAACTTATCAAATTTTTGTAATTATAAAGACTTGCATTGGTTAATTTAAAACTGAgtttacatttatgtttgtgAAGAGTCTCAGTCATTCAGGTCATGGGATAGCTACAGGCGCTGAGTCAAAGAAAACTGGGCTTGTTATAAATTCTTGAAGATGTCTCATGTGGACTAAGAACCCAACTGTGACCTCAACCACTCTGACCTGGGACGCCCTTCCTGTCAGAACTGATGGGGAGTCTTCATCAAGCATGTGTGCTTAAATATCAGCCTTAGACACAGGTATTATATCAAATGTAATGATTTCTGGAGTTATcagaagttttaaaaaaaatcagtttcatCTTCCAAAATgatgtgtgtctttctgtcagTTCACCTGTTGAATTTACATCTTTGTTAAAGCTGCCACCAATTAAGCTTTAATATTCATGACAGCATCTTCCTACTTGTGCCTATCTATATGacagaaattattattttgaaaaaaaagagcTTGTGACAATAAAATGCGTGCCTAAAGGGAAACTCAACTGATTTTCtacctcactgtgtgtgtataaagcCTTTAGTGTATCCAGAGGGAACTGTGTGAACTCTGATAAATGTCTATAACTGATGTCATTTGAGTCAGGGTTGGTTGGGGCTGAAAACTACAAGTTTGAATATAAAGAATAACCAGAGGTGTGGAGTTTGAAAGAAGCGAGACCTCTGTAGCCTGAtgctcatctctgctgcaggctAGAGGCTCCAGGCTACATTAGCCGCTAGCTAGCATAATAACTTAAATAACTAGCATAACACTACAAAATTTCCTATCCAACTGAAGATGGTTGTGTTGCACTGTGGGTTGCATTATATCAGAACCAGAAAAGACAGTATGTGACACTGAGGAGCTTGTCCTGGTGCTGCTGATGTTGATGTTAAGACAGCCGGAAAACCGTCTGGATTGTATTTTGCTGCCttgaaaaaagtgttttgtttttcttactcACCTTTTCACGGTCTCTCATCAGGCTGTCTATTAAAGCTCTCTGCTGGTTCAGTTGATCCATCAGGTTATTCAACACATCCTGTGAAACTAAATGGCAAATATAGTATCATTAGTACAAGTCAGGGAAATAACTTCTCTCAAAACAAGATTTAGTTAATTTAAACTTAATCTTTTAAAGTTTCCTGCTTCATGTATGCATTATGTTGATCGGTTTGCGTGGCATTATGACATGACACAgcagtttgaaaaaaacaatAGATCTAATTAGTTCTGCAGAGGACAAATGATTACACCACCAGTTCCACAGGCATGGCTAACACTACTGTCAAGTGTTGTaaagtaataacaacaatgctATAGACAAGATATACACTGCTAGTGAGGCTGTTCTAAATTGATTAAAAGTTGCCAGACATTgtagttttgtagttttttgccACGCAAACCGATCAACATAATGCATACATGAAGCAGGAAACTTTAAACTCTGGCACCCTATACGCATCACTGTGGACTTAAAAGGATATTAAAGTCAGGTATATACATTGGTCTCTAGTGATTGGCTAGGGAATACTGAATCCCTCTCCCCAACAGAAGTTGGGAGTGGAGAAAATATctgactgaagatggaaactgAGTGTAACAAGTTGCCATTTCCATCTGATACCAGGCAAGCAATATATGTCAGTTCAGGGAATACATATgtttttgggaaatatgcttatgtACTTTCTTGCAGTTGCAGGGAGGATTGACACCAGTCATGTCTGTATGGATAACATGAAGCAACAGTCAACAGATGCTTTGCTTAGCTAAGCATAAAgacaagacacagagagaagcagctagcctggctctgtccaaaggtaagaAAAGCCACCTATGCatacctctaaagctcactgattaaAACAGTAAcactgttttcagtctccacacagacatgagagtggtatcaatcttttcatGTAACTCCTGGCAAGAAGGCAAATAAGCAAATTTCCCAAAACGTCACACTATTCCCATAAGACCTGCTGGTAGCACTGGAGCAAATTATCTACCAGGACACGTGGACAATTTTGGTGTTTAAGTCAAGCTTAAAAAatgtgatgcattctttttttgtaaGATTCTTGTGTGTATGAGACAGTTATTTTATGATTGTCTTTTCCCTTTTTATacatagagaccaaaaacataGAAGTCGGTCAtataaaataagatttaaattttgtttgtgtgcatgaccTTTTCATACATGATAAAGAGCTGAGCTGAAAATAAGATTTCAGGGCCTTTAACTCAGTCAACACTCTACAGATAACTAAAGGGGCACAACCAGGGTACATCAGGTTATAGAAAGTTACCTTTATTAGTGATGAGCTCTTTAAGGTGTGTCAGCTGTGACTGGTCCACCTTTCCCTCCTCAAGCGCTGCAACACGAGTCTCCAGCTTGCTGAACCTCTCTCTCAGTTTGCCGATGTCTCTTAGGGCCTCCACCGTCTCCGAGTAACGCTCTAAGCTGCCGGCCTTTTGAGTTAGGGATGTACCAGCAGCCATGGAGCCTATTTTAGGATGAGTCTGCTGTGGTGGCCCTAACAGGACAGAGGGAGCCTCAGTGGCTGTCTGGGTGTCTGTCAAAATCTGTCCAGGAATCGTTGGAGAACTAGGAGCTGATCGCTGACTGGTATCCTCAACAGGATGGGGGGAGGAGGGCATGCTGGTATGAGAAGGTGCAGAGTTTACAGGAGTGAAGTTGCTGTTGAAAGGTCCGTATGTGGCTGGATCAACAACCTCTGACTTTATGAGCTCCTGTAAAAAAGTAAAGACATGCTAAACAAGACTGAGGCAATCCACAGGTGTCTGGGTCATTTAGGTTACTGTTAACTTAATAGATTTTGttctaaatgtgttttcatcagtctgttggtggttaaaaacaaaaacaagaaacagtCACAAATCCACATAAACATGAAGACTGATATGAGATAATAATTAACAGCAACTCTGGAAAATACCTACATGGTCTAATGAAATTGTGGTCGCAATCTGTGTCTGACTGTATGATATCAATGTAAGGCTGATAAATGTTCGGTGAATCATAGCActacaatgtaaatacaatGAAAAAGTATGTGAAAGCAGAAGCACATCATCTAACTCTGATGTTATGAAATAATGTCTTTTGGTGTCACAGGTCTTCCAACAAACTTCTTTTAGGTTTGGCGTCAATCAATTGGGCTTACCAAATGTCACACCAGCCAATATATACTGCATCATTTCATGTTGTATTCTGGGGGATATCAAAGCTAATAGGCAGCTGGATTGTGAATAGTCGAGGTCTTTCAAAATGAGGAATTCTGGATATTGATTTCTGATTTATCAGTCACATAAGTAGCATCACTGGGGTCACCGGTAACCGTCTGAGAAATACTTCTGATGCAAACTCAGTGCAGATCAGGGGTTTAATATCCAACTCTGACACTGAAAGCACTTCTCAAACCACCTTTGGACCTCACCTTCTGCAGGTTTTCTCTGTCACTGAGCAGAACTGACTGCATGATGTCCCAGGTCACACACTTGCTCAGCTCCTCTGGGTCTGGATACTTTTGAAATGTGACCCTTAGAGATCTCTGTCACAGTAACAACAGAGAAGATGAAACTTTAACAGGGTATCTACAGGTGTTAGATACTTACATATGATGCTTTTGAAAACCTTTCAagatcatttttaaccaaatataGGACTGATTTttagacacatttttttcttattccaACAAAGATGTAGATAAGTATCAAAGTAGGTAGTTTATGTGGCCCCGGtcaggttttatgtaggaatatagTAATACATGAGTTTAATCTATATGTTGCCAATAACTACGAATGTAAAGTAAAAAGACTATTAGTTTCAGTGGTGGGTGTAAAGAtctgtaacatcagaaatgtggactgtATCGCAGAAGACCTCGACTCATTGTTACTAAGAGAAATTAACAGTTGGATGAATGACATTAGACAAAGGTTTGTGGCTGTTAAGatctcacaaattcaaatttaagggtatttaatgatttttaaggCCTAGTattcattttaaaagaataattttcatctgcagaaaCACTGTTTAATCAGTATTTCTGGATCATAGATCATTGCAACAactttaataatttaaaaaagaaaactgtcttTATGTTATCATATGCAGCCAACAGTGTAAACACTATGAAGTACGAACAGTGGGGAGTAAAGCTGATATTGTGTCGTCTCACCACAGTGTCCTCCAAAGCATCCACCCGGTGGCAGCACTTCTCCAAATTATTGAGCGTCTCTACTTGACCTGCACCAACCATCTGGACAAAGCAGAAAGAGAATACCCATCTGCAAGAATGTTTCCACTGGGGTGGGTGGAACATACCTCCCTCACTTTTCAAAGTTCTGTTATCCCAAACTGGTTAAAAATGTTGTGGTGCCCAAGTGATGACGATGATAGATTTGTCTGACCATCAGTCAAAAACcaaaagagatttaattaactCTTACATacgacaaagaaaagcatcaaaccCTCACGAATAAATAAGCTGGAATCAGAGGAGCTTTGACATTTGTTTCATtatgtcaaaaatatttaagaCTATCATACAAAGATTACCATTATATTACAGTTGCTACCAGTtcacaaaataattattttatcaGTCATCCATTTGGACAGTCTTACCTTCTGCTGGTGGCAAAGCTCCTTCATCTCTTCGCTCATACTGTCTCTTTGGCTGTGGAGCTCCTGAATGAGCATCATGACCTACAGTTAGAACAGAAAGACAAATGAGAAAATCAATCATTGGCCAAAACGTTTAAGTTACTCAAATATAATAGCTCAGTTTGATCTTTCTGTAAGATCTGAGGACACTGTGAAAgcataaattaaagaaaaattcAGGGATCTGACCCACAGGAAAACTTgatctgacctctgaccccaaaGAAAGCAGGCAGGAATTCAACAGAAGCTGACACAAAGGGTGAAGCTCAATCCAGGGTTTGCAGATGAGACAGTTCAAGCTGTTACACTTGTTCCATATGAGCTATCTCAGGCTGATAATCTGTTCTTTAACCAAGAtatttaaatttcctgtgaggCTGTCAGGGTTTGTTGGCACAGTAAACATGCATgcttgtgtatgtgcatgtgtgtgtgtgtgtgtgtgtgtgtgtgtgtgtgtcacaactGAAACAAAGGACATTCCTGAGCTGCATGTGAGGTGGTGTTTAACTTGTTGCAAATGTGCCCGGACATGAAGTGATGCATAGTGACCCCACAGAGCTTCACAGCCTTTATCAGCAGCCTGAATGACTAACAGCTTGTTAATAAGTGGCCTCACACTGCATAGCAAATATGACCATTTTGTTTCACGTTTCCATAAACCACACTTTTATGTTAGCTACTGCTTCAAGCAAGATGATACATCAGTGAATCAACGTTTTTTTGCTCTCACATGATCAGTCATTCATTATCTGTAGCCACCATCTTTTTCAGTGCCgcagggggggctggagcctatccaagttaacactgggtgagagggagggtgcaccctggacaggtcatcagactatcacagagcttTTCACATGATCatattgtataaaaataatTCTCTAAAAATCATCTGCATCTCTGTCATAAACATTTGAGAGAAGACATCATCACAATCCCAGGAGCAATAATTAATTCTCAGCCTCAAGTTAAATAACACCACCATCAGTCATGCGTCATGTGTTTCTTTGCTTTCTGTAAGTGAAACTTAAAACCAGGCATCAATTCTAGGGACACATTTCCAAAGTGGTAACAGACCCAGTTAGCGCTGTACATCCTGTTCAAAGATCCAaagtttttatttgtcacatgatgcTCAAACAATAAGTGCAGTGGCGCACCCTTGAGGGAGTGCTAAAAAGACACGTGCAAAACAGAACAATAATTAgaataacagaagaagagaaagacaaaaaattaTGAATATATGTACTAAATATTAGTATTAAAATGCTCACGTTTATATTAGTCCTGTTTGTAGGTGGGCTGTGCAGTTTTTCAGTATAAGAAATGCAAGCTATACAATAAAAATGCGTACACACTGCAGGGTTGTACAAAGGATTCACAGAGGACAATGTGTTGGACAATACAGACAACGCTGGCTCGATAGCATCATCTTCTGTCTTCAACAAGAAGCTTTGCCTTCCtccaaatacatttttacactCAGGACATCCTTCTTTCACCCAAGAAGGTGTTTCAACCAGGAACCAGGAAATATTTGCtgcaatatataaatatttctgTCAATTTACTAAATGATTACTTGATTGCTTATTTCAGCTGTAAACAGTGGCATACATTATACTGAGTGATGatcatttgaattattttttaagtaaTAAATAACAGACTAAAATTGGAATAAACTAGAATTGGAAAATACTGAAACCAGTCAAAAGTGCCCTCAAGAAATCCTTTATAAAACTCCTTGATCTGACCCAAAAACTAAGCATTTGTCTCTTGGCCCCGGGGCCCAACATTCCACCAAATTATGTTCACAAGCTTTAATGAAATTCTGTTTactcacaagaaaaaaaacagggcaaGAAAAATGACCCCCTGAGAAGGAGTCATAATTCAGTGAAGAAGCCTTAAGCTTTATCTTTGTTACTCTTTAAGCTGTTGCCTCTATTTGAGCAGTCAGCCATTAACTGGACCTGACTGTTGGTGCACTTTGATCAGCAAACGTCACTCAGCTGTTCTCACAGAATCCCATCAGCTGCCACGAGGGGTTCCACAGCCAAACACACCTTTTATGAAAACAATTCCTGTGACAGGTTAATGGATGAACCATGGCATACAGCCTGACCCCCCCTGACATGTGGTATATACTGCAGTTATGCTGCACACAGGGGCTGCTCTGCCTTCAGAGGGGAAGACACTGGTGAATGAGGGCATGCTGGGTCATCTCATCATAGTTAAGTCAGCGGATACGGCAGCTGACCCGGACGATGCCCACAGAGGACATGAATGATTCAGATGGGTTTCTGAAAGACGCAGCATCACCTGCACCTGCCCGATGTCCTGCTTTTCACCTGAGAGCTATTCATCCCCTGACAACCAGAGTCATCTCTGCAGGGGACTAATTACCCTCCATCATACAGAGGGAgcaggggagagaaagagagggtgaTCAGGAGCGAGACAGGAAACGGTGAAGGCAAATTTAGCCAGTGTCACAAAAAACACCTCCACCTTTCTGCTCTGCTCAAACTCTTGCCCTTGCTTCACTGTAATTCTGCCCTTTTAAGATAAAGATGACAGTTTATGTAACACTGGAAACCCTCACCTCTCTACCCCTCTTTTGGAAGTGGCCTGATAGAAACCTGAACAGAGACACGCAGAGGTCATTTGAGATGTCAGGGTGGCGCCCATCTCCTATTGTCCTCTGTTCTGTCATCAGCGGGCTAATACTTTGCTGAAATATTCACCGCAGCCCGCCAGATACAGAAGAAAAGAATAAGAGTGTACTGCTGCCTCAGACTCAGAGGTCTTTCAGTTTTTAAAGAATTAACCAAACAAACATGTGAGCAGGATAACGATGGATTGCAACAGTAAATCACACAGAAAATGCTGCTGTCCTGCTCCATCTGGGTTAACATTTTGGAGCATGTTGCATGTCTCCTGAttagtgatgtcacagcaggtgCTTTCATCACAAAAGTAAAACACCTGTTATGACATCACTGTTCAGGCTGTGGCGACTAGTGTATCTGAACATTTCAACACTAGAAAACAGTGAAGCAACAGCTATCAATGGTCATCTACTGCATGCAGAGGATACTTTAAAGGATAAAATCAAATTTCAACTTAGACCTTATTAAAATACTGAATTGTGCAGAGAACAACCTCATTGACAGCTACAGAAATAATAATGAAGAATGATAATAAACACAATTATCCTCCCAcacaaaagacatttttaactTCTGTTCTCTGCTCtaataatcataaaaaaaactgaCTGAAGCTGTGTATCtgatttaataataatacagtttaTGATCTGTGTTGGAGGAATTACTCAAATCATTTACTGAAGCAAAAGTAATAATAgtgtttaaaaatgcagcataaGTAAAAATCCTGCAGTTAAAATGTCCTTTCAGTATTTAATAGTATAAATATCCCCCATGTAAGTGTTAAACTATTGTACATTTTTGGATTATTATTACAGAtgcattaaaggaacagtgggTAAGATTTAGGGGAGATGTAGGGGCCTCTTTGCAACCAGCTCAAAACTTCTtcaggttagaattccttcagcgtGTATTGTTCAGAAGGTCCACAGAGGttccttcctctccaaaacaaaaggacccagtgatttaaagcagtgaaaacactgaataacacaatttcatgttacaaatcagtgtttctcctatgctgtCACAGACGCCCGCTTGCCCAACACCAGCGAACATGTGCTAACCTATCTTCTCTCATAACTTAATGCGTGCTCATcctatttctgatccagacgttcaggaagtttttatcattttccaaaatatccacagaggtctcctcctctctaaaacaaacacacccggtgatttaaacctgtaaaaacacgGTATAGAGCATTTCAATGTTAAAAATCAGCTTTTCTGACGCTCTTGCCGAGGAGGGGCTGCTCACTACAGTGGTCGAcaggaaaacatgaatggccctatctagagccagtgtttggtttgtccattctgtgcTATTGTAGAAAAATGCTGTTGTAAAATGGCAGTCTCTGCAGACAAGGACACATTTAtgcaggtgattatacactaaaaaaaacatacttattatattatactcaatttctgcaaatatatccccctaaattctacacactggacctataAGTAGCATTGAATGTAGTAGCTGGATGACCTTGCTTTTACTGTTGCTGGATAGTTAAATCTATTACAGCGGTAGTGGAAAGtaattaagtacatttactcaaatactgtGAAGTGCTTGTACTACCCAGCAGTACATAATTTCATTAAACTGAGCTCCATTTTTACTAGCTGCAATATTATAGTGatgtacacattaatgcatcaataattataatgcAATAActtaataaatgtttttctgaaatgttaatgctaattttaaatggttttaatttttttctacttaagtaaaattttGAATGCAGCCCTTTTACTTGTAACACGGTATTACTAAACTTTAACATTGGTACTTTTACATAAGTAAaatatctgagtacttcttccaccactaaATTACAATGCACCATTTTTATTGCTAAATAAATGTAgtaatgtacaaaataaaaatgtttcccGCAGATAAGAGAATACCGTAGCACAACATGAAAATACCAAGCACAGTAATTGATTAAATGTAGATATTGCTAGTTACATTACATCACTATATGTAATACTGATGATGTATCTgattagggaaaaaaaagtttcatttatcattaagcctataaaagtttgttttgatggTTGATTTTGGAAAAAGATAAAAGTCTTGTTTATGAtttggtaaaataaatattaggACAGCTACAGGTAGGGGAtataaaattcaaaataaaaccgtGTTTGACAGAATAAAAGTCCTTATCTGTAACACATTGGATGAGTCGTTGTTCTAACCTTGGACATGTCGTCCTCGCAGGTCTGGATGCGGGACTGGAGCTGAACGGAGGAGGGGGTCGGAGATATCCGCTCTTGCAGCTCTGTGCCGGTTTCCTCCACCGTATGGTGGCCCTCTTTGGGAGCGGTGACACCCATCAGAGCATCGCCGGGAGGAGGGTCCCTCCACCGGGTCTTCATCTCTCGGATACCCAGCTGCTTGAGCACTGCGTGGAGCAGGGCGTGTAGGGCGCTGAAGTTGACAGCTCCCCTCTCAGGTGTCCCGATAGATAAATTCAACAAGTCAAACAAGCTGATATTCTCCTCcgacatttttgtttgtgtgagagaaCACACACGTATATTAGTttaagttaagctaacgttaactttaGCTAGCGTATCAAACTTAAACTATATTTTAGCTAACTAATCCGGCTTGTGACGACCCCTGCTATGATTAACAGCGAACATGTACTGGATAaagtataaaatatatatgtatttacgTCACTTTGGTCTTTGTCTAACGTTATGAATCGTTACCGGCATCCCGGTAATCTCGGTAGCTGATTGTAGTGAGAATGTAATAACAGCAAACAGCAACCGCGGCTGCGACAAACCAGACGGGTTTACCGGAAATACGGTGAAttacctttcaaagtaaagctCTGATGAGGTCCAAAAACATTCTCAGGAACATCTGCGTAACCGAGTACATTTACCCTGAGTTGATGTTAAATATTATAAGCTTGATGTCTTGATGTTGATTCCTTAACATGAATTTGTtccaaacatttaaattaaacattttaaggaGAATTAAATCTGTCTCATTTATACATATTTAGGAGATGTTATAGCCTAATTCAGTTTTGGTGAAATCATGTAAGTAGGCTAATCCTTAAGTTTCTTAATGTAGGGGAGTCCCAGTGTTtaccatttatttaaattttttgtgGGGTTTAATTGCCGAGGCAACCTTGagacatttgatttaatttatagagaaaaaaaacacgtcAAGAATTTTTCACAGATCTAACATCTCTTCTTCAAGAGCACAAGACTGATGCATTTATATTAAATGCATGCACTGGACCACCATAGTtccacaacaaaacacagacagagccTGTTTACCCCAGTAGGCCACTGGACTTTGGTGCAGATTTAACGCATTTGTACTTTACTACAGTCTTTCTGCTATAATTGTAATGTATTAGAAGCCTAATAATGTTGAGGTTTGAACTATTGGTTGGATAAAGCAAACATTGGGCTTTGAGTAACTGTGGCAGACAGCATTTCTCAGtatttttacaaaccaaacaatagATCGaataatggagaaaataatcagcagattaatccaaaatgaaaacaattccAGTTAGCCCAAGATGAGCTCCACTGCAAccaactacaacagtaaaatcctgtttttaattaatgtaataataatctaatgatATATAGAAGAATATAACAATCACAaggaacatttttcttttttgacacTGTAAGTACACgtttccattttttatttttactttaatcaagcaacttctctttgcacttttgaatctgaatattttctCCACCACTGGCCTGCTGTGAAAATCCCCCACCAGTAACGctattatttttaagttttgaCCGGATGTAGTACGTAGCATTGTTTCTCACTTGACGTCACCTCGCCCCACGGATTTCCACGTTGGGATCATGTGGCGTTACCGATCACTAGGCAACGAGTGGAGATCATGCTGCGTTCAtgaaatgggggaaaaaaagattttctttGGACAGGAACATTTTCTTCCATCTTTGTGATAATACagccaataaaataataaaaaacacagtcTCTTGTCATTTATATATCTTTACTTATTTCAAgacaaaactaaaactgcacACCAGCCAAAGGCATGACACACCTGTCcagtggatggattatcttggaaaaagaGAAGTGTAATTAACAAGGATTTAAAACAAGTTTGCGACCAAAATTTGGGAGATAAATCTCATGCATATTTATTATACTGCTCTTTACATACCGTTTATTCATTTTTGAATTACTGTACACTTGTCTACcacaaacatacatatatatatctatatatatatctatatctatctatctatctatctatctatctatatatatagatagatagatagatagatagatagatagatagatagatagatatagatatatgtgCATTGTAGAAGGGAGCCTAAGATCAATGATTTTCATTGCCAATGACTCTTCTCTGTAATTGCTGTGCATACAACAATAAATTACTTGAAATCTGAATTATGTTTTGTGATCAGTGTTCTTGTTTTATTGggattatattttattaaaaaaactaaatggtaagaa
Protein-coding sequences here:
- the LOC125879591 gene encoding uncharacterized protein C16orf96; protein product: MSEENISLFDLLNLSIGTPERGAVNFSALHALLHAVLKQLGIREMKTRWRDPPPGDALMGVTAPKEGHHTVEETGTELQERISPTPSSVQLQSRIQTCEDDMSKVMMLIQELHSQRDSMSEEMKELCHQQKMVGAGQVETLNNLEKCCHRVDALEDTVRSLRVTFQKYPDPEELSKCVTWDIMQSVLLSDRENLQKELIKSEVVDPATYGPFNSNFTPVNSAPSHTSMPSSPHPVEDTSQRSAPSSPTIPGQILTDTQTATEAPSVLLGPPQQTHPKIGSMAAGTSLTQKAGSLERYSETVEALRDIGKLRERFSKLETRVAALEEGKVDQSQLTHLKELITNKVSQDVLNNLMDQLNQQRALIDSLMRDREKVELVNDVQKAILQLQAEFEKLHETARCLDKDSRQKQSHIEKLFRTTEKLEEKKADKQMVESEIKADKSALESKVSRLQFDSTTEHLNTMFHELLNKVTGQEQDWHKVIDKLSTEMECKLNRIELDSVKKQLEDRWKNIHEKLQAQGAPEHEDAAGIRKQLVDRFHCLSCDRPVVMHTSGQHLVKLPSTPGFPSHKSIRPFTVYALEQFRQHYRSERISEMTDYSHLAVSRSCGGSHTVTSASQRRTGLQYVKHHPQTEVDAVIQSEEVDIVGLDGHIYKGRLNAPAIRNTETKLPTISTKDGMCKTKDKAKCSLSHKPAASPELGHSVPVHHPNSTKSAQCSRSASSISGRDWPVSALGCTSQSSITPALAAAESNTEPHADEPLDP